Proteins found in one Prochlorothrix hollandica PCC 9006 = CALU 1027 genomic segment:
- the acnB gene encoding bifunctional aconitate hydratase 2/2-methylisocitrate dehydratase: MLQQYRAHTADRAALGVPPLPLTAEETADLCELLKAPPAGEEDFLLHLLRDRIPPGVDQASYVKASFLTAIAQGEASSPLISPQSATELLGTMLGGYNVQSLVDLLKAADSAVAQTAAAGLQQTLLIYDAFNDVLDLAKTNTYAQQVVDAWAAAEWFTTKPTLPESITVTVFKVPGETNTDDLSPAPHATTRPDIPLHAQVMLESTLEDPLGTIARLKTKGHPLAYVGDVVGTGSSRKSAINSVLWHIGEDIPCVPNKRTGGYILGSKIAPIFFNTAEDSGALPIECDVTQMAMGDVITLHPYKGEITNEAGAVIATFSLKPDTILDEVRAGGRIPLLIGRTLTDKTRAALGLEPSPLFTRPQAPADTGKGYTLAQKMVGKACGLPGVRPGTSCEPLMTTVGSQDTTGPMTRDEMKELACLGFSADLVMQSFCHTAAYPKPVDVTTHQLLPDFFAQRGGVALRPGDGIIHSWLNRLLLPDTVGTGGDSHTRFPLGISFPAGSGLVAFAAAIGAMPLDMPESVLVRFSGDLQPGITLRDVVNAIPHVAIQKGLLTVEKQNKKNVFSGRILEMEGLPDLKLEQAFELTDASAERSCAGCTIKLSEETVAEYLRSNVALMKNMIARGYSDARTLARRISQMEEWLANPTLLSADADAEYAEIIEINLSDITEPLLAAPNDPDNIKTLSECAGDPVQEVFIGSCMTNIGHYRAAAKMIEGSGQAQGRLWVCPPTRMDEQMLRQEGYYSIFAAAGARLEMPGCSLCMGNQARVGDNTTVFSTSTRNFNNRMGKGAQVYLGSAELAAVCALLGRIPTRDEYLAIAAEKINPFSADLYRYLNFNEISGFEDEGRSISKEAEAQLLTAV, from the coding sequence ATGCTACAACAGTACCGCGCCCACACCGCCGATCGCGCTGCCCTGGGGGTGCCCCCCCTGCCCCTCACCGCCGAGGAAACCGCCGATCTCTGTGAACTGCTGAAGGCTCCACCAGCGGGGGAAGAGGACTTCCTGTTACATCTGCTGCGCGATCGCATTCCCCCAGGGGTGGATCAAGCCTCCTACGTCAAGGCATCCTTTTTGACGGCGATCGCCCAGGGGGAAGCCAGCAGTCCCCTCATTTCCCCCCAAAGCGCCACCGAACTGCTGGGCACCATGTTAGGGGGCTATAACGTGCAATCCCTGGTGGATTTGCTGAAAGCAGCGGATAGCGCCGTGGCCCAAACCGCCGCCGCTGGACTCCAGCAGACCCTGCTGATCTACGATGCCTTTAACGATGTCTTGGACTTAGCCAAGACCAACACCTACGCCCAACAGGTGGTGGATGCCTGGGCCGCAGCGGAATGGTTCACCACCAAGCCCACCTTGCCGGAGAGCATCACCGTCACCGTCTTCAAGGTTCCCGGCGAAACCAACACCGACGATCTCTCCCCCGCGCCCCACGCCACCACCCGCCCCGACATTCCCCTCCATGCCCAGGTCATGCTAGAAAGCACCCTGGAGGATCCCCTGGGGACGATCGCCCGCCTCAAAACCAAAGGCCATCCCCTAGCCTATGTGGGGGACGTGGTGGGCACGGGTTCTTCCCGAAAATCCGCCATTAACTCCGTGCTGTGGCACATTGGCGAGGATATCCCCTGTGTCCCCAACAAACGCACCGGGGGTTACATTTTGGGCAGCAAAATCGCCCCTATTTTCTTTAATACCGCTGAGGATTCCGGTGCCCTGCCCATTGAGTGCGACGTGACCCAGATGGCCATGGGGGATGTGATTACCCTCCACCCCTATAAAGGAGAAATCACCAATGAGGCGGGGGCTGTCATTGCCACCTTCAGCCTCAAACCCGACACTATCCTCGATGAAGTGCGGGCCGGGGGTCGCATTCCCCTGCTCATTGGCCGCACCCTCACGGATAAAACCCGCGCCGCCCTGGGCCTAGAACCTAGCCCCCTGTTCACCCGGCCCCAAGCCCCCGCCGACACGGGCAAAGGCTACACCCTGGCCCAAAAAATGGTGGGGAAAGCCTGCGGTCTGCCCGGTGTGCGCCCCGGCACCTCCTGCGAACCCCTCATGACCACCGTGGGATCCCAGGACACCACCGGACCCATGACCCGCGATGAAATGAAGGAACTGGCCTGCCTCGGCTTTAGTGCGGACTTGGTGATGCAAAGCTTCTGCCACACCGCCGCCTATCCCAAGCCTGTGGATGTGACCACCCACCAGTTGCTGCCGGACTTCTTTGCCCAGCGGGGAGGGGTGGCCCTCCGTCCCGGTGATGGCATTATCCATTCCTGGCTCAACCGCCTGTTGCTGCCGGACACCGTGGGCACTGGCGGCGATTCCCACACCCGCTTTCCCCTGGGGATCTCCTTTCCGGCGGGTTCGGGGTTGGTGGCCTTTGCGGCGGCGATCGGTGCTATGCCCCTAGATATGCCGGAGTCGGTGTTGGTGCGCTTCAGCGGTGACCTGCAACCGGGCATTACCCTGCGGGATGTGGTCAATGCCATTCCCCATGTGGCCATCCAAAAAGGCTTACTGACGGTGGAGAAACAGAACAAGAAAAATGTTTTCTCCGGTCGCATCCTGGAAATGGAGGGCTTGCCTGATCTGAAACTGGAACAAGCCTTTGAACTGACCGATGCTTCGGCGGAACGATCCTGCGCCGGATGTACCATTAAGCTCAGTGAAGAGACGGTAGCAGAATACCTGCGATCGAATGTGGCTTTAATGAAAAACATGATCGCCCGTGGCTACAGCGATGCCCGTACTCTGGCCCGCCGTATCAGTCAAATGGAGGAATGGCTAGCCAATCCCACCTTGCTCAGTGCCGATGCTGATGCGGAGTATGCGGAAATTATTGAGATTAATCTCAGTGACATCACGGAACCCCTACTGGCAGCTCCCAATGATCCCGACAATATCAAAACCCTATCGGAGTGTGCGGGGGATCCGGTGCAGGAAGTATTCATTGGCTCCTGCATGACCAATATCGGCCACTACCGGGCAGCAGCCAAGATGATTGAGGGATCCGGGCAAGCCCAGGGCCGTCTCTGGGTCTGTCCCCCCACCCGCATGGATGAGCAGATGTTGCGCCAGGAAGGGTACTACAGTATCTTTGCGGCGGCGGGTGCCCGGTTGGAAATGCCCGGTTGTTCCCTGTGCATGGGTAACCAAGCCCGTGTTGGGGACAATACCACGGTGTTTTCCACCTCAACCCGCAACTTCAATAACCGCATGGGCAAGGGTGCCCAGGTCTATTTGGGTTCGGCGGAACTGGCGGCGGTCTGTGCCCTCTTGGGTCGCATTCCCACGCGGGACGAGTATCTGGCGATCGCGGCTGAAAAAATCAACCCCTTCTCGGCGGATCTCTACCGTTACTTGAACTTTAACGAGATTAGCGGCTTTGAAGATGAAGGCCGATCGATCTCCAAGGAGGCGGAAGCCCAACTGCTCACGGCGGTGTAA
- a CDS encoding nitrate reductase associated protein: protein MTPFFQFETDFVESLRCIPLVVRYKLDRCGVKLKLQHWHQLSHGERQQLVDQEVETPGAIAAYRALIHRQVLQYAPIPPADLPIPDRFPWQDLTVVPESVQVQGNLLGISLSLSQWQGLTPLQRFALVKLSRSGHENRNFRPACQEFGLMPEDSVG, encoded by the coding sequence ATGACACCCTTCTTTCAGTTTGAAACCGATTTTGTGGAATCCCTGCGCTGTATTCCCCTGGTGGTGCGCTACAAGTTAGATCGCTGTGGCGTTAAACTAAAGCTCCAGCATTGGCACCAGTTGAGCCATGGGGAACGGCAGCAGCTTGTGGATCAGGAGGTGGAGACCCCCGGCGCGATCGCCGCTTACCGGGCACTGATTCACCGCCAAGTGCTCCAGTATGCCCCAATCCCCCCGGCTGATTTGCCCATTCCCGATCGCTTCCCCTGGCAAGATTTGACAGTGGTTCCGGAATCTGTCCAAGTGCAGGGCAATCTGCTGGGGATCAGCCTTAGTTTGTCCCAATGGCAGGGTCTAACGCCGCTGCAACGGTTTGCCTTGGTGAAGTTAAGTCGATCGGGCCATGAAAACCGTAATTTTCGACCTGCCTGCCAAGAGTTTGGCTTAATGCCTGAGGATTCGGTTGGATAG
- a CDS encoding LmeA family phospholipid-binding protein, whose translation MGRVAVQGAAIGPDFLPQGFPPARHHPVPHPMVKTQLIRKVLSPAVRLWLRSQVDSAASLDFALEGSDRQLLSGIVPKVSVAGGEVVYKGLCLSQLEITGEGIHINLKQVLRGKPVQLLEPIFVQATLRMADTDMNRCLESPLLAKALSELLDQWLEPLAASFSVEPNPGTNPAPDTEGNNPQSLSQSPPEAIASHWRDIKIQFQPDHFQLWATLTQTQGDPLTVIMGANLRLQDPHTIMLEQLQWQTNDPAATAALESLDHLTLDLGRDVAFGTLQLEEGQLLCQGDLLVRP comes from the coding sequence TTGGGTCGGGTTGCTGTCCAGGGGGCGGCGATCGGCCCCGATTTTTTACCCCAAGGCTTTCCCCCCGCCCGTCATCACCCTGTTCCCCATCCCATGGTCAAAACCCAACTGATCCGTAAAGTTCTGTCCCCAGCGGTGCGCCTGTGGCTCCGTTCCCAGGTGGATTCCGCCGCCAGCCTTGACTTTGCCCTGGAAGGCAGCGATCGCCAGTTGCTATCCGGCATAGTCCCCAAGGTGTCGGTGGCAGGGGGCGAGGTGGTCTATAAAGGGCTGTGCCTGAGTCAGTTGGAGATCACGGGGGAAGGGATTCACATTAATCTGAAGCAGGTGTTGCGGGGCAAGCCGGTACAACTGTTAGAGCCGATTTTTGTCCAAGCAACCCTGCGCATGGCAGACACCGACATGAACCGCTGTTTGGAGTCGCCCCTGTTGGCGAAGGCGCTGTCGGAACTGCTGGATCAGTGGTTGGAGCCGTTGGCAGCATCCTTTAGCGTTGAGCCGAACCCTGGGACTAACCCCGCACCAGATACGGAGGGAAATAACCCCCAATCCCTGTCCCAGTCTCCCCCTGAAGCCATTGCCAGCCACTGGCGGGACATTAAAATCCAGTTTCAGCCGGATCACTTTCAACTGTGGGCTACCCTCACCCAAACCCAGGGCGATCCGCTGACGGTGATCATGGGGGCTAACCTGCGACTCCAGGATCCCCACACCATTATGTTAGAGCAGTTGCAGTGGCAGACCAATGATCCAGCGGCTACCGCTGCCCTCGAATCCTTGGATCACTTAACCTTAGATTTAGGTCGGGATGTGGCCTTTGGAACCTTACAATTGGAGGAGGGGCAATTGCTCTGCCAGGGGGATTTATTAGTGCGGCCCTGA
- a CDS encoding adenylate/guanylate cyclase domain-containing protein gives MPQPPVSRSSSPAGDRGSVHGGPHSPEMPMNRQTFPINLDQLVTQQRVVAILEDMGEMLHSPIWIMDSHDRCIFGGLPPATAHRVPIHLEDKTLGWVLAQVPPIALGHTLSLLAEREAERQALAYEVLDIYREINLLYKVSATLASHLEPTEIAELAIEEALHIIRGNSASVMLLNEEAGKLAIIAGCGTASHLIGKPIFDTKDGIAGNIFSSGQGEIINDVMADRRFVAGKNPVSSIICAPLCTKDSVLGVINISSEDPAYYKAKDLKLLTALGTQVASAIENAQLHQNKLKQERIRSQLRRYIPAQLANAIVDSNESISLAPAHKKITILFSDIRNFTSQCEILGPEEIVGYLNEYFTAMVDVIFQNQGTVNKFVGDMIVAMFGAPTELPNNEENAVKAAIEMQRCLRDFPNPWIRENFITGIGITSGSVVVGNIGSPHHLDYTAIGDEVNLASRLQSIAKGGQVLVSSNIYAATRHIHTYRNFGNLHVKGKQESVEVFQALY, from the coding sequence ATGCCTCAGCCCCCTGTTTCCCGATCCAGTTCTCCTGCGGGCGATCGCGGATCCGTTCATGGCGGACCCCATTCCCCAGAAATGCCCATGAATCGGCAGACATTTCCCATCAATCTTGATCAACTGGTGACTCAGCAGCGGGTTGTGGCCATCCTGGAGGATATGGGGGAAATGCTCCATAGCCCAATTTGGATTATGGACAGCCACGATCGCTGTATTTTTGGTGGTCTCCCCCCGGCCACAGCCCACCGCGTCCCCATTCACCTAGAAGACAAGACCCTGGGCTGGGTCTTGGCCCAGGTGCCTCCCATCGCCCTGGGTCATACCCTGAGTCTGCTGGCGGAACGGGAAGCCGAACGCCAAGCCCTGGCCTATGAAGTGCTGGATATTTACCGGGAAATTAACCTGCTCTATAAGGTGTCTGCCACCCTTGCCAGTCACCTGGAACCCACGGAAATCGCTGAACTGGCCATCGAAGAAGCCCTACACATTATTCGGGGCAATAGTGCATCGGTGATGCTCCTCAATGAGGAGGCGGGTAAGTTGGCCATCATTGCAGGCTGTGGCACTGCTTCCCATTTGATTGGCAAGCCTATTTTTGATACCAAAGATGGCATTGCAGGCAATATTTTCAGTTCTGGCCAAGGGGAAATTATTAATGATGTCATGGCCGATCGCCGCTTTGTAGCCGGGAAAAATCCCGTCAGTTCCATTATTTGCGCCCCCCTCTGCACCAAGGACTCCGTGCTAGGGGTGATCAACATCAGTAGCGAAGATCCCGCCTATTACAAAGCCAAGGATCTCAAACTGTTGACAGCCCTGGGAACCCAGGTGGCCTCCGCCATTGAAAATGCCCAGTTACACCAAAACAAGCTGAAGCAGGAGCGCATCAGGAGCCAACTACGCCGTTATATCCCCGCCCAATTGGCCAATGCCATTGTTGATTCCAATGAGTCCATTTCCCTGGCTCCAGCCCATAAGAAAATTACAATTTTGTTCTCGGATATCCGTAATTTCACTAGCCAGTGCGAGATCCTAGGTCCGGAGGAAATTGTGGGCTACCTCAATGAGTATTTCACCGCCATGGTGGATGTGATTTTCCAAAACCAGGGCACCGTCAATAAGTTTGTGGGGGATATGATTGTGGCCATGTTTGGGGCACCGACGGAGTTACCCAACAATGAGGAAAATGCTGTGAAGGCGGCGATCGAAATGCAGCGCTGTTTGCGGGACTTCCCCAACCCCTGGATCCGGGAAAACTTTATTACGGGTATTGGCATTACCTCCGGCTCTGTGGTGGTGGGCAACATTGGCTCCCCCCACCATTTGGACTATACGGCCATCGGCGATGAGGTCAACCTAGCATCCCGTCTCCAGTCGATCGCCAAGGGGGGCCAGGTGTTGGTCAGCAGTAACATTTATGCGGCCACCAGGCATATCCACACCTACCGCAATTTTGGCAATCTCCATGTCAAGGGTAAGCAGGAATCGGTGGAAGTATTTCAGGCGCTGTATTAG
- a CDS encoding molybdopterin oxidoreductase family protein → MVESTRTLCPYCGVGCGLEVLPPAQPGKAIKRDAAGNPLWQVRGDRGHSSSQGQVCVKGATVAESLDRNRLKYPLMRDRLDQPLQPVTWDQALDRIVEKIQTAQVQRGSDSICLYGSGQFQTEDYYVAQKLMKGCLGTNNFDANSRLCMSSAVAGYIQSFGSDGPPCCYDDLELTDCAFIVGANAAECHPIAFNRLHKHHKRNRQVKMVVVDPRRTKTAEAADLHLAIQPGTDVTLFNGIAHLLLRWGEIASLFMDECTTGFGDYTDVISHYPPERVAQECGIPMTDLEQAARYWANADNVLSLWSMGVNQSVQGTAKVCSIINVHLISGQVGRPGAGPFSLTGQPNAMGGREAGGLCHLLPGYRSIQNPEHRATLEQAWGLPPGRIAPEPGRDTWAMITGLETGEVQVLWIAATNPAVSMPDLKRTQAALRQSPFTIYQDAYYPTETTAYAHVVLPAAQWGEKTGVMTNSERMVTLCTAFRPVLGEAKADWEIFAMVGRRLGFGDQFQFQTAAEVYGEFAALTRDRLCDVTGLSHDRLQAGPVQWPCPDSEPVGEPGDRPAQRLYTTLQFPTPDGRARFRPFHGQGLGEPVDQDYPFILTVGRLYGHWHTQTRTGHIAKIQKLHPRPLLEIHPKDAKALGIDNDTWVVVKSRRGVTRFQALVTKAISPGVVFIPMHWGALWADDAEANVLTHSMACPLSLEPELKACAVHLQPLANPIPRDRAAIASHHDTLLSV, encoded by the coding sequence ATGGTGGAATCAACCAGAACCCTGTGTCCCTATTGTGGCGTTGGCTGTGGCCTGGAGGTGTTACCACCGGCCCAACCGGGGAAGGCCATTAAACGCGATGCTGCCGGTAACCCCCTGTGGCAAGTGCGGGGCGATCGTGGCCACTCCTCCAGCCAAGGGCAAGTGTGCGTCAAAGGGGCCACCGTCGCGGAGAGCCTCGATCGCAACCGTCTTAAATATCCCCTGATGCGGGATCGCTTAGATCAACCCCTGCAACCCGTGACCTGGGATCAAGCCCTCGATCGCATTGTTGAAAAAATCCAAACGGCCCAGGTGCAGCGGGGTTCCGACTCCATTTGCCTCTATGGATCGGGACAGTTCCAAACCGAAGATTACTATGTGGCCCAAAAACTGATGAAGGGCTGCTTAGGCACCAATAACTTTGATGCCAACTCCCGGCTGTGTATGTCCTCCGCTGTCGCCGGTTATATTCAAAGCTTTGGCTCCGATGGTCCCCCCTGCTGCTATGACGACCTGGAACTGACGGATTGTGCCTTTATTGTGGGGGCTAACGCCGCAGAATGTCACCCCATCGCCTTTAACCGCCTCCACAAACACCACAAGCGCAACCGCCAAGTCAAAATGGTGGTGGTCGATCCGCGCCGCACCAAAACCGCTGAAGCCGCCGATTTGCACCTGGCTATCCAACCGGGAACCGATGTCACCCTCTTTAATGGCATCGCCCACCTGCTGCTGCGGTGGGGAGAGATCGCCAGTTTATTTATGGATGAATGTACGACGGGGTTTGGGGACTATACGGACGTAATTAGCCACTATCCCCCGGAACGGGTCGCCCAGGAGTGTGGCATTCCCATGACTGATCTGGAGCAAGCAGCCCGCTACTGGGCCAATGCGGATAACGTGCTGTCCCTCTGGTCCATGGGGGTTAATCAGTCTGTTCAGGGCACTGCCAAGGTGTGCAGCATCATCAATGTCCATTTGATCAGTGGTCAGGTGGGCAGACCTGGGGCAGGACCCTTTTCCTTGACGGGGCAACCCAACGCCATGGGGGGGCGGGAAGCTGGGGGACTGTGCCATTTGTTGCCCGGTTACCGCAGCATCCAGAACCCGGAGCATCGGGCTACCCTCGAACAGGCGTGGGGACTGCCACCGGGACGCATTGCCCCAGAACCGGGGCGGGATACCTGGGCCATGATCACGGGGCTGGAAACGGGGGAGGTGCAGGTGTTGTGGATTGCGGCCACAAACCCAGCGGTGAGTATGCCGGATCTGAAGCGCACCCAAGCCGCCCTCAGGCAGTCCCCCTTTACCATTTACCAGGATGCCTACTACCCCACGGAAACCACCGCCTATGCCCATGTGGTGCTACCTGCGGCCCAATGGGGGGAAAAAACTGGGGTAATGACCAATTCTGAGCGTATGGTTACCCTGTGTACTGCCTTTCGCCCGGTTCTAGGGGAAGCCAAGGCAGATTGGGAGATTTTCGCCATGGTGGGGCGACGGTTGGGCTTTGGGGATCAGTTTCAGTTTCAGACCGCTGCGGAAGTCTATGGGGAGTTTGCGGCCTTGACCCGCGATCGCCTCTGTGATGTGACGGGACTCAGCCACGATCGCCTCCAAGCTGGCCCGGTGCAATGGCCCTGTCCCGACTCGGAACCGGTGGGGGAACCGGGCGATCGCCCCGCCCAACGCCTCTACACCACCTTGCAGTTTCCCACCCCCGATGGTCGCGCCCGCTTTCGCCCGTTCCATGGCCAAGGTCTGGGGGAACCGGTGGATCAGGACTATCCCTTTATCCTCACCGTGGGGCGACTCTATGGCCACTGGCACACCCAAACCCGCACCGGCCACATTGCCAAAATCCAAAAGCTCCACCCCCGGCCTTTGCTGGAAATTCACCCCAAAGATGCCAAAGCCTTGGGCATTGATAATGACACCTGGGTAGTCGTCAAATCCCGCCGAGGGGTGACCCGCTTCCAAGCCCTGGTCACCAAAGCCATTAGCCCTGGTGTGGTGTTTATCCCCATGCACTGGGGTGCCCTCTGGGCCGATGATGCGGAAGCTAACGTCCTCACCCACAGCATGGCCTGCCCCCTTTCCCTGGAACCGGAACTAAAAGCCTGTGCGGTTCACCTCCAACCCCTTGCCAATCCTATCCCCCGCGATCGTGCCGCTATTGCCTCTCACCATGACACCCTTCTTTCAGTTTGA
- a CDS encoding TraB/GumN family protein: MGDYTEFGIHKVGKLVKSMALAQCLRKLLKLVRSPLVSPRFPAPKPPTAQGFKGVIIQARGRSRPWALVLWVASLTGSCTAAHPQPPQGQPIFLWQVQPAPEPDNAPTFTLNPFAKPSVPDRQVYLLGSIHLLKAEDYPLPEPMEAAFATAETLVFEVDPAQLTSITAQMTLLAAAQPEAGETLRTITPAIYGLAQQRAKELGLPLILFNDLEPWFFAFTVVPLKLMTLGFEAQYGIDLHFFKAAQNTDKTIESLESLDDQLNLFDNLSLGDQEAFLRQTLGELDSLETDMETVVGAWKEGDGAALERFLLGSFEAYPQLHDRLLSQRNQQWLPQIEGYVGQDQDYLVIVGAAHLLGEEGLVQLLRDRGYGVTQVQVAPDLASRTQGLMGR; encoded by the coding sequence ATGGGAGATTACACCGAGTTTGGGATCCATAAAGTCGGTAAACTGGTGAAATCCATGGCTCTAGCCCAGTGTTTGCGCAAACTCCTGAAATTGGTCCGCTCTCCTCTGGTTTCCCCCCGTTTTCCAGCACCAAAGCCTCCCACGGCACAGGGGTTTAAGGGTGTGATCATCCAGGCGAGGGGCCGATCGCGGCCCTGGGCCTTGGTTCTCTGGGTGGCAAGCTTGACGGGTTCCTGTACCGCTGCCCATCCCCAACCCCCCCAGGGTCAACCCATCTTTCTCTGGCAGGTGCAGCCTGCTCCTGAGCCTGATAATGCCCCCACATTCACCTTAAACCCCTTCGCGAAACCCTCTGTCCCCGATCGCCAGGTTTATTTACTGGGATCCATTCATTTACTTAAAGCAGAAGACTACCCCCTGCCGGAACCCATGGAAGCTGCCTTTGCGACGGCAGAAACCTTGGTTTTTGAAGTCGATCCCGCTCAACTCACCAGCATAACCGCGCAAATGACCCTGCTGGCGGCGGCGCAACCCGAAGCAGGGGAAACCCTCCGTACCATTACGCCCGCAATCTATGGATTGGCGCAACAACGGGCCAAGGAGTTGGGGCTACCCTTAATCCTGTTCAATGACCTGGAACCCTGGTTTTTTGCCTTTACCGTTGTGCCCCTGAAGCTCATGACCCTGGGGTTTGAAGCCCAGTATGGCATTGATCTCCATTTCTTCAAAGCCGCCCAAAATACGGATAAAACCATTGAATCCCTGGAAAGCTTGGATGATCAACTGAATTTATTTGATAATCTCTCCCTGGGGGATCAAGAGGCATTTTTACGGCAAACCTTGGGGGAACTGGATAGTCTGGAGACGGATATGGAGACGGTGGTGGGAGCCTGGAAGGAGGGCGATGGGGCAGCTTTAGAGCGCTTCCTGCTGGGGAGTTTTGAGGCTTATCCCCAGTTGCACGATCGCCTCCTCAGCCAACGCAACCAGCAGTGGCTTCCCCAGATTGAAGGCTACGTGGGGCAGGATCAGGACTATTTGGTGATTGTGGGGGCGGCCCATCTGCTGGGGGAGGAGGGATTGGTGCAGTTATTGCGCGATCGGGGCTATGGCGTGACCCAGGTACAGGTTGCCCCAGATCTTGCCTCTCGAACCCAGGGGTTGATGGGGAGATGA
- a CDS encoding ferredoxin--nitrite reductase — MTQTASTPTKLNKFEKFKAEKDGLAVKAELEHFAQIGWEAMDETDRDHRLKWLGIFSRPVTPGRFMLRLRTPSGETNSQRLRVLGEILQPYGDEGSADITTRQNLQLRGIRLEDVPNIFRRLEEAGMTSMQSGMDNVRNITASPVAGLEADELLDTRELVQQVQDMITNGGEGNPEFTNLPRKFNIAIEGSRDNSVHAEINDIAFVPAYREGILGFNVLVGGFFSSTRCAPAIPLEAWVEPNQQVVDLCRAILEVFRDQGSRANRQRSRLMWLIDELGLDGFRAAVAAKLSWDLLSGAAEDEITWEKRDHLGVHPQKQAGLNYVGLLVPVGRLNAADFLELARLAEVYGKGEVRLTVEQNVIIPHVPDSRLEALLQEPLLATFTTTPSPLVRSLVSCTGAQFCNFAMVETKQRALDIAQELEAELDFPRSVRMHWTGCPNSCGQPQVADIGMLGTKARGADGKPTEGVDIYMGGKVGKDAQLGSRVMKGIPCDTLKSVLQDLLIKEFGATLKG, encoded by the coding sequence ATGACCCAGACTGCCTCTACCCCCACCAAACTGAATAAATTTGAGAAGTTCAAGGCCGAAAAAGATGGTCTTGCGGTCAAAGCAGAACTTGAGCATTTTGCCCAAATTGGGTGGGAAGCCATGGACGAGACCGATCGCGATCATCGTCTGAAGTGGCTGGGTATTTTCTCCCGTCCCGTTACCCCAGGGCGGTTTATGCTCCGTCTGCGCACCCCCAGCGGCGAGACCAATAGCCAACGGTTGCGAGTGTTGGGGGAAATCCTCCAGCCCTACGGTGATGAAGGCAGTGCAGACATTACCACCCGCCAAAATTTGCAACTGCGGGGCATTCGCCTGGAAGATGTGCCCAACATTTTCCGCCGTTTAGAGGAAGCGGGGATGACCTCCATGCAATCGGGCATGGACAATGTGCGTAACATCACCGCCTCGCCCGTGGCTGGCCTGGAAGCCGATGAACTGCTGGACACGCGGGAATTGGTGCAACAGGTGCAGGACATGATCACCAATGGGGGGGAAGGTAACCCGGAGTTTACTAACCTGCCCCGCAAGTTCAATATCGCCATTGAGGGCAGCCGGGACAACTCGGTTCATGCCGAAATTAATGATATTGCTTTTGTTCCGGCTTACCGTGAGGGAATTTTAGGATTTAACGTCCTAGTGGGCGGGTTTTTCTCCTCCACTCGCTGTGCCCCTGCCATACCCTTAGAGGCTTGGGTCGAACCGAATCAGCAAGTGGTCGATCTCTGTCGCGCCATCCTGGAAGTGTTCCGGGACCAGGGTTCCCGGGCCAACCGCCAGCGATCGCGGCTAATGTGGCTCATTGATGAATTGGGCTTAGACGGGTTCCGCGCTGCTGTAGCCGCCAAGCTCTCCTGGGATCTCCTCAGCGGGGCAGCGGAAGACGAGATCACCTGGGAAAAGCGGGATCATCTGGGGGTTCATCCCCAAAAACAGGCGGGATTGAACTATGTGGGTCTACTAGTGCCGGTGGGTCGCCTCAATGCGGCAGATTTCCTGGAATTAGCTCGCCTAGCGGAGGTATATGGCAAGGGTGAGGTGCGCTTAACCGTTGAGCAAAACGTCATCATTCCCCATGTGCCCGACTCCCGCCTGGAAGCCCTGCTCCAAGAGCCACTGCTGGCAACCTTCACCACCACCCCTAGCCCCTTGGTGCGATCGCTGGTGTCCTGTACCGGTGCCCAGTTCTGCAACTTCGCCATGGTGGAAACCAAGCAGCGGGCCTTGGACATTGCCCAAGAACTGGAGGCCGAACTGGATTTCCCCCGATCGGTGCGGATGCATTGGACCGGTTGCCCCAACTCCTGCGGTCAACCCCAAGTTGCCGACATCGGGATGCTGGGGACTAAGGCCCGGGGCGCTGATGGTAAACCCACCGAGGGAGTCGATATCTACATGGGGGGCAAGGTGGGCAAAGATGCCCAACTGGGGAGTCGAGTGATGAAAGGCATTCCCTGCGACACTCTGAAATCGGTGCTTCAAGATCTCTTGATCAAGGAGTTTGGAGCCACCTTAAAAGGTTGA